A window of the Brassica oleracea var. oleracea cultivar TO1000 chromosome C1, BOL, whole genome shotgun sequence genome harbors these coding sequences:
- the LOC106318235 gene encoding putative F-box protein At1g53550 isoform X1, which translates to MAQRKQLNWSTISDDNLSGSNKRSSISGQETRYSVSIPVDVIINILSRLPLKSIAQCRCVCKLWSSIARRPNYNLLFPIKSPDETPRILFAFKVGSNLFFYSSPQHHQNPDNKNNSAIVATRHDINLGSDLQQLCRPVRGLVCSQHIGKNCSWAVISNPITGEIVTTPKLTIQGIHLKERVRGKADYCFGYDPIDKQFKVLRITRLCGSPEHKISFYAKYHVLTLGTGAWRKLQCSTLHYPLDENGICENGICINGVLFYPALVKHRKHMIVCFDVRSEKFSFVSVDYVLGLPIHRYSVLINCNGKLGVNFCDAACKHFELWVLEDATKHTWSKRIYISPHASLNWDNYVRPAGMIGSGEILLYRMYTHNPFNIFYYNLEKKIIRRVTFEVPVLEKFDHFGAFTFANYVEDVKLIFPNSHGHKE; encoded by the exons ATGGCACAACGAAAACAATTAAATTGGTCAACGATCTCCGACGATAACCTCTCCGGATCCAACAAACGGTCTTCAATCTCTGGGCAAGAAACCCGTTACTCCGTTTCGATTCCTGTTGATGTAATCATCAATATCTTGTCGAGACTCCCATTGAAGTCTATAGCTCAATGTCGTTGCGTGTGTAAGCTCTGGTCTTCCATAGCTCGCCGTCCAAATTACAACCTGCTGTTCCCTATCAAGTCTCCCGATGAGACACCGAGGATCCTATTCGCCTTCAAAGTCGGATCTAACTTGTTCTTCTACTCTTCGCCTCAACATCATCAAAACCCTGATAACAAGAACAATTCAGCCATTGTAGCCACTCGTCACGACATCAATCTCGGCTCAGATTTGCAACAGTTATGTCGGCCTGTTCGGGGTCTGGTCTGTAGTCAACACATTGGTAAGAATTGCTCGTGGGCTGTGATTTCTAATCCCATCACGGGAGAGATTGTAACCACACCAAAACTGACCATACAAGGTATTCACTTGAAGGAGCGGGTAAGAGGCAAAGCAGACTACTGTTTTGGATATGATCCAATCGATAAACAGTTCAAGGTGTTGCGTATCACCAGGTTGTGTGGCAGCCCAGAACACAAAATATCTTTTTACGCAAAGTATCATGTCCTGACGTTAGGGACCGGAGCATGGAGGAAGCTCCAATGCAGCACTCTTCATTACCCTCTAGATGAAAACGGGATTTGCGAGAACGGGATTTGCATCAATGGTGTTTTGTTTTATCCAGCCTTGGTTAAACATAGAAAACATATGATTGTTTGCTTTGATGTTAGGTCTGAGAAGTTCAGCTTTGTCAGCGTTGATTACGTTTTAGGATTGCCCATCCATAGATATTCCGTTCTGATAAACTGCAATGGTAAATTAGGTGTTAACTTTTGTGACGCTGCCTGTAAGCATTTTGAGTTGTGGGTATTGGAGGATGCCACTAAACATACATGGTCGAAGCGTATCTACATATCGCCTCATGCGTCGCTGAACTGGGACAACTATGTGCGCCCTGCTGGAATGATTGGTAGCGGAGAAATTCTGTTATACCGAATGTATACACACAATCCTTTCAACATCTTTTACTACAATCTCGAGAAGAAGATTATCAGAAGAGTAACATTTGAGGTCCCAGTATTGGAAAAGTTTGATCATTTTGGAGCTTTCACATTTGCAAACTATGTAGAGGATGTGAAGCTTAT TTTCCCTAACTCGCATGGGCATAAAGAATGA
- the LOC106318235 gene encoding putative F-box protein At1g53550 isoform X2, with protein sequence MAQRKQLNWSTISDDNLSGSNKRSSISGQETRYSVSIPVDVIINILSRLPLKSIAQCRCVCKLWSSIARRPNYNLLFPIKSPDETPRILFAFKVGSNLFFYSSPQHHQNPDNKNNSAIVATRHDINLGSDLQQLCRPVRGLVCSQHIGKNCSWAVISNPITGEIVTTPKLTIQGIHLKERVRGKADYCFGYDPIDKQFKVLRITRLCGSPEHKISFYAKYHVLTLGTGAWRKLQCSTLHYPLDENGICENGICINGVLFYPALVKHRKHMIVCFDVRSEKFSFVSVDYVLGLPIHRYSVLINCNGKLGVNFCDAACKHFELWVLEDATKHTWSKRIYISPHASLNWDNYVRPAGMIGSGEILLYRMYTHNPFNIFYYNLEKKIIRRVTFEVPVLEKFDHFGAFTFANYVEDVKLI encoded by the exons ATGGCACAACGAAAACAATTAAATTGGTCAACGATCTCCGACGATAACCTCTCCGGATCCAACAAACGGTCTTCAATCTCTGGGCAAGAAACCCGTTACTCCGTTTCGATTCCTGTTGATGTAATCATCAATATCTTGTCGAGACTCCCATTGAAGTCTATAGCTCAATGTCGTTGCGTGTGTAAGCTCTGGTCTTCCATAGCTCGCCGTCCAAATTACAACCTGCTGTTCCCTATCAAGTCTCCCGATGAGACACCGAGGATCCTATTCGCCTTCAAAGTCGGATCTAACTTGTTCTTCTACTCTTCGCCTCAACATCATCAAAACCCTGATAACAAGAACAATTCAGCCATTGTAGCCACTCGTCACGACATCAATCTCGGCTCAGATTTGCAACAGTTATGTCGGCCTGTTCGGGGTCTGGTCTGTAGTCAACACATTGGTAAGAATTGCTCGTGGGCTGTGATTTCTAATCCCATCACGGGAGAGATTGTAACCACACCAAAACTGACCATACAAGGTATTCACTTGAAGGAGCGGGTAAGAGGCAAAGCAGACTACTGTTTTGGATATGATCCAATCGATAAACAGTTCAAGGTGTTGCGTATCACCAGGTTGTGTGGCAGCCCAGAACACAAAATATCTTTTTACGCAAAGTATCATGTCCTGACGTTAGGGACCGGAGCATGGAGGAAGCTCCAATGCAGCACTCTTCATTACCCTCTAGATGAAAACGGGATTTGCGAGAACGGGATTTGCATCAATGGTGTTTTGTTTTATCCAGCCTTGGTTAAACATAGAAAACATATGATTGTTTGCTTTGATGTTAGGTCTGAGAAGTTCAGCTTTGTCAGCGTTGATTACGTTTTAGGATTGCCCATCCATAGATATTCCGTTCTGATAAACTGCAATGGTAAATTAGGTGTTAACTTTTGTGACGCTGCCTGTAAGCATTTTGAGTTGTGGGTATTGGAGGATGCCACTAAACATACATGGTCGAAGCGTATCTACATATCGCCTCATGCGTCGCTGAACTGGGACAACTATGTGCGCCCTGCTGGAATGATTGGTAGCGGAGAAATTCTGTTATACCGAATGTATACACACAATCCTTTCAACATCTTTTACTACAATCTCGAGAAGAAGATTATCAGAAGAGTAACATTTGAGGTCCCAGTATTGGAAAAGTTTGATCATTTTGGAGCTTTCACATTTGCAAACTATGTAGAGGATGTGAAGCTTAT ATGA
- the LOC106336178 gene encoding agamous-like MADS-box protein AGL80, with protein sequence MGKKKMDLTYITDGRAREATFNLRKEELNQKLYELHVLCDVDTCAVIYNQYDPNPEVWPSNSEVKSVLEKFEMLSEKEKTCRSVNHEEFLHQMIEKARTKRQKQNDQNKEKYMRELMFAFLSGNMEDLSLNNDDRSELCSFIDQYLKELVQHKNQTLNNPNFEIGQSSSMALDLNIAQTSIAEAVRNLYIP encoded by the exons ATGGGGAAGAAAAAGATGGACCTAACTTACATTACCGATGGCAGGGCAAGGGAAGCAACTTTCAACTTAAGGAAGGAAGAATTGAATCAGAAACTCTATGAGCTCCATGTTCTTTGCGACGTTGATACATGTGCGGTCATCTACAATCAATACGACCCTAATCCAGAGGTATGGCCATCGAACTCAGAGGTTAAAAGTGTATTAGAGAAGTTTGAGATGTTGTCAGAGAAAGAAAAGACATGTAGATCGGTGAACCATGAAGAATTTCTCCATCAGATGATCGAAAAAGCCAGGACGAAAAGACAGAAACAGAATGACCAAAACAAGGAGAAATACATGAGGGAGCTCATGTTCGCGTTTCTCAGTGGGAACATGGAAGATTTGAGTTTAAACAATGATGATCGTTCTGAGCTGTGTAGTTTCATTGATCAATATCTTAAGGAGCTTGTTCAGCATAAGAACCAAACCTTAAACAATCCAAATTTTGAAATCGGCCAGTCTTCCTCAATGGCTCTGGACTTGAACATAGCACAAACCTCTATTGCTGAAGCAG TCCGTAATCTCTACATACCATAG
- the LOC106312231 gene encoding glutamyl-tRNA reductase 1, chloroplastic → MAVSNAFVGCPKLETLLNHHTLSSTSTLQTPLGLIGVPRNNRTRRGLIHRARCELSPSESATISALEQLKNSAPDRYTKERSSIVVIGLSIHTAPVEMREKLAIPEAEWPRAIGELCGLNHIEEAAVLSTCNRMEIYVLALSQHRGVKEVTEWMSKTSGIPVSEICQHRFLLYNKDATQHIFEVSAGLDSLVLGEGQILAQVKQVVKVGQGVNGFGRNISGLFKHAITVGKRVRTETNIAAGAVSVSSAAVELALMKLPESSHASARMLIIGAGKMGKLVIKHLVAKGCNKMVVVNRSEERVTAIREEIPCVEITYRPLDEMLASAAEADVVFTSTASESPLFLKEHVETLPPASPEIGGVRLFVDISVPRNVGSCVNEVETARVYNVDDLKEVVAANKEDRLRKAMEAQTIIAEESNQFEAWRDSLETVPTIKKLRAYAERIRMAELEKCMSKMGDDINKKTTRAVDDLSRGIVNRFLHGPMQHLRCDGSDSRTLSETLENMHALNRMYGLEKDILEEKLKAMTSGQQK, encoded by the exons ATGGCGGTTTCAAATGCCTTCGTGGGTTGCCCAAAGCTTGAGACTTTATTGAATCACCATACTCTATCGTCTACGTCTACTTTGCAAACACCATTGGGTCTCATTGGTGTTCCGAGGAACAACAGAACCAGACGTGGTCTCATCCATAGAGCACGTTGCGAGCTTTCTCCGTCTGAATCTGCAACCATCTCTGCTCTCGAACAACTCAAGAACTCTGCACCCGACA GATATACAAAGGAGAGAAGTAGCATTGTGGTGATTGGTCTCAGCATTCACACAGCTCCCGTTGAGATGCGTGAGAAGCTTGCTATCCCTGAAGCTGAATGGCCCCGAGCTATTGGCGAATTGTGCGGTTTGAATCACATCGAAGAGGCTGCTGTCCTCAGTACTTGCAACCGTATGGAGATTTATGTTTTGGCTCTTTCTCAGCACCGTGGAGTCAAAGAAGTCACTGAATGGATGTCTAAG ACAAGTGGAATCCCAGTTTCGGAGATATGTCAGCACCGTTTTCTTCTGTACAACAAGGACGCTACGCAGCACATATTCGAAGTCTCAGCTGGTCTTGACTCTCTCGTCCTAGGAGAAGGTCAGATCCTTGCACAGGTGAAACAAGTCGTGAAAGTTGGGCAAGGAGTGAATGGCTTTGGGAGGAACATCAGCGGCCTGTTCAAACACGCCATAACAGTTGGAAAACGTGTCAGAACAGAGACAAACATCGCTGCTGGGGCTGTGTCCGTCAGCTCAGCAGCCGTCGAACTTGCCCTTATGAAGCTTCCGGAATCTTCACACGCGTCCGCTAGGATGTTGATCATCGGTGCAGGGAAGATGGGGAAGCTTGTGATAAAGCATTTGGTAGCCAAAGGTTGCAACAAAATGGTGGTGGTCAACAGAAGCGAAGAGAGAGTTACAGCAATCCGCGAGGAGATCCCTTGCGTTGAGATTACGTATCGTCCTCTCGATGAGATGCTAGCTTCTGCTGCTGAAGCGGATGTTGTTTTCACCAGCACAGCCTCTGAGTCGCCATTGTTCTTGAAGGAGCACGTGGAGACTCTCCCTCCTGCTTCTCCGGAGATCGGAGGAGTGAGGCTTTTTGTTGACATCTCTGTTCCGAGAAACGTCGGTTCTTGTGTCAATGAAGTGGAGACCGCCCGGGTTTACAATGTGGACGACCTCAAGGAAGTAGTTGCGGCCAATAAAGAAGACAGGTTGAGGAAAGCGATGGAAGCTCAGACCATAATCGCAGAGGAATCTAACCAGTTTGAAGCGTGGAGGGATTCGCTAGAGACGGTTCCTACGATCAAGAAGTTGAGAGCTTATGCAGAGAGAATCAGAATGGCGGAGCTGGAGAAGTGCATGTCCAAAATGGGAGATGACATCAACAAGAAAACGACGAGAGCTGTTGATGACTTAAGCCGAGGTATCGTGAACAGGTTCTTACATGGTCCAATGCAGCATCTGAGATGTGACGGGAGTGACAGTAGAACGCTGAGCGAGACCCTTGAGAATATGCATGCTTTGAACAGAATGTACGGTCTCGAGAAGGACATTTTGGAGGAGAAGCTCAAGGCGATGACATCGGGACAACAGAAGTGA